The following proteins are encoded in a genomic region of Enoplosus armatus isolate fEnoArm2 chromosome 11, fEnoArm2.hap1, whole genome shotgun sequence:
- the LOC139292490 gene encoding protein starmaker-like encodes MARYSLAYFVLTSCLVAGQSTKYALKGQEVNLKPAITGQPNSILWKHNGNKVVEFDGKEQQVYSPYENRITLDWHSAELIIDDLRFEDSGDYELEVEINKLLHQSHFPLEVIDKVVKPTISCEMNGGSSSNISGTLQCSAEPRAPQSLMKFEWKSHGEGKAQLSPKLTIPLGDKHDNKVHVCMVSNPLSRETATFTAKDCYPGTSLLVGLIILAILVILLLICLAIFFYMRHRKAQEHTGKEKINDLENQLPNGSIEEIERDEDDSPNEDKTTDPEEEKRPLLNGEPDIKHKEDGDSHQVSVEPTEENGPESDSSSCEKRNEPDLYGSEKEDEEAQSLPVNVETSPTALPSSPNMDFAGEHKEESDSDQVNSSDSSDSSDIQPKINEPDDSGEEKQPSTVPEQNSSETSVHEQDSQGETHTKEDNQQEMDKPASATENESDSVGDLSTSQQPESPTPTTPDNRNTNTSQESPDTAHADPDQVDGKTRQDSDEPEGPSDCSTAVAGGYVMGQIKKIEGTPESKNEGKDLQTKRSAEDKGLDDSQSATAQDEAPEQGL; translated from the exons ATGGCTCGTTATTCCCTGGCCTATTTCGTCTTGACCTCCTGCCTTG TTGCTGGACAGTCGACAAAATATGCGCTCAAGGGGCAGGAGGTCAACTTGAAGCCAGCCATCACTGGACAACCGAATTCAATTCTGTGGAAACACAATGGCAACAAAGTGGTAGAGTTTGATGGCAAAGAGCAACAGGTGTACAGCCCATATGAAAACAGGATCACTCTCGACTGGCACTCTGCAGAACTCATTATCGATGACCTCAGATTTGAAGACAGCGGTGACTATGAATTGGAAGTAGAAATCAACAAATTGTTGCATCAGTCACATTTTCCATTGGAGGTCATAG ACAAAGTTGTCAAGCCCACCATATCCTGTGAGATGAACGGTGGCAGCAGCTCGAACATATCAGGAACGCTGCAGTGCTCTGCAGAGCCCAGAGCACCTCAATCCTTAATGAAGTTTGAGTGGAAATCACATGGAGAGGGGAAAGCACAGCTTAGCCCAAAGTTAACAATACCTCTGGGGGATAAACATGATAACAAAGTACATGTTTGTATGGTGAGCAACCCTCTGAGTAGAGAAACAGCTACATTCACTGCAAAGGATTGCTACCCAG gTACAAGTTTACTTGTAGGACTGATTATCTTGGCCATTCTTGTGATTTTACTCCTGATATGCTTGGCCATATTTTTCTACATGCGACACCGCAAAG CTCAAGAACacactggaaaagaaaagataaatgaTTTGGAAAATCAATTACCAAATGGTTCAATAGAAG AGATTGAACGGGATGAAGATGACAGCCCGAATGAAG ACAAGACAACAGATCcggaagaggaaaaaaggccTCTTTTGAACGGTGAACCTGATATCAAACACAAAGAAGATGGTGACTCACACCAGGTTTCTGTGGAACCTACAGAGGAAAATGGTCCAGAATCTGATTCATCAAGTTGTGAGAAGAGAAATGAACCAGATTTATATG gttcagagaaggaggatgaggaagcaCAGTCTCTTCCAGTCAATGTTGAAACTTCTCCTACTGCTCTGCCAAGTTCTCCAAATATGGACTTTGCTGGTGAACACAAGGAAGAGTCTGACTCAGATCAGGTCAATTCATCGGATTCATCGGATTCATCAGACATTCAGCCGAAAATAAATGAACCAGACGACTCTGGCGAGGAGAAGCAGCCGTCCACCGTTCCTGAACAGAACAGTTCAGAAACATCAGTACATGAGCAAGACTCACagggagaaacacacacaaaagaagacaACCAACAAGAAATGGACAAACCAGCTTCTGCAACTGAAAACGAATCAGATAGTGTAGGTGATTTATCCACCTCCCAGCAGCCTGAGAGCCCCACACCAACAACACCAGACAACAGGAACACCAATACCTCTCAAGAGTCCCCAGACACTGCACATGCAGATCCAGATCAAGTAGATGGAAAGACCAGGCAGGACTCAGACGAGCCTGAGGGGCCGTCAGACTGCAGCACAGCAGTGGCAG GGGGCTATGTCATGGGTCAGATAAAGAAGATTGAGGGCACTCCTGAGTCAAAGAATGAAGGAAAGGATTTGCAAACAAAGAGAAGCGCAG AAGATAAAGGGTTGGATGACAGCCAGAGTGCAACGGCACAAGATGAGGCACCAGAACAAG GGTTGTAA